TAATCTTGATTTTACTGACTCGAGTAGATCTAgttgatttcaaattttgaaacatGATTCCGATTTGGGGGATCCATGGACTAGGTTTGACTGTTTATTAAGCCCACAAAAGGATTTGTTAGATGGACATAGAAGGAGTGGGTCCAATTAATGTGTAGATGTTGTTATACATTTAAGGATTTCCTGGAGTATtacatattttctttttttcattgcaTGAAGGGCTAAATCCAACACATATAAACTCTAAGACACTCAAAGGTCCATGTTCTTACAGAATGTTGAGAAATTGAACTGGTTAGATTGAAATCTTGCACCCAAAAGTCCACATTTTTTCGAACAAATTTCAATAACCTCCCTCAAGATTTTAAGTAATTATACATTCCTTACTTAACTTTGCCTATATACATAGCATATAACcctctatcaatatttttttattaaataaactaATGACCTTACTGGATCATCACCATCTAACCAATTtgagtattaaaatattttatatttttattttgataattttttattttttatattttatatttttatttttcaaatttcaaattttttatttttcaaactttatttatatattttcgaAACGTTGGATTAGATTATGTAATGATCTTAAATCTCAAGAGGTTTCAGGATAATTTACTCCCCTTTTTTTTCCCACTTTTTACCATATTGGAACCACCAGTGCATTGTAGGCTTTCAGCGACTCTAGACTCCTAACGGGCCTCTACTTATCTCTATACAAATTGGTTACTCTCTCTCTTTGCCTCATGCATACTCGTgcggaccaaaaaaaaaaaaaaaaacactggtACTTGAAACATTCCCGgtctgagagaaatctttccatTACTTTTACATGACACAAAATACACATGCAAATGGCTATTGTAACTCCAGCAACTCCATTTCTATTTCtcatctatattttaatttaaataagatTATGTTATTAATATTGTGTCATATTTACATGTAGATAAGACGTATGCGGCATAATCTGtattttcattctcttttttctcCATCATAATAGCTATTAATCCATTTAAATaggattatattattaatattgtGTCATATTTACATGTAGATAAGACGCATGCGGCCGCAATCTGTATTTCCACTCTCTTATTCCTCCATCATGATAGCTATTAATCCATATGAATCAAACAAGAACACTTAATGTACCAAGTAATGCTTTTCATTGAATTTAGTTCATAAATATCTAAGTTTTAGTGTTAATCTAACTTATATTTTATTTGGTTAGAAGAATGAggaaagttttaaaaaaatagaaaatagaaaagaagaaatgTAAAATCACCATCCCCAGGCAGTCCATTCCTAGTTGCACACGCCAAGTATCAGAGACCTGAGACGGCGAGGACAGGCCACCTCACCGCAAGGCGTGCTTCCAACGCAAGAGCGCTATTAAAACCAGGAAAAGATCAGATAAGCCATATCACACACAAATGCCACTATGAAACGCCTCTGTTGCTCGACATGTGCATTGACGATCGCGCACACTCTCTCACCCTTCAAGACCGACCATTGGATCAAGAACTTCAACTATGATTTTGCAACCCAATTTATACGAGATCCGCCCAGCGTTAAACTGCTTCTGGTGATCGTGGCGCTTCTTATCGTGTCCCACCTCGACCACTTTTTTTTTTCGACTACCCCACTCCAACCACTCCGAGCTTATAAAAAGGACCGATCTCCCTTCCTCCCATTTTTCACTGAGAAAGCTAGGGTTTTGCTcatccctccctcccctcccctcccctctctctgtCGTTGTCGCGTTCCCTTTCGATCTCTCTGTGCAGAGTTCGGGATGGAGAGGGTCAGAAGAGCGGCTCATGCGGGATCCTGGTACACCAGCAACGGTGAATCTCATCCCTTTCGATCCCTCCTCTTCTTTTCGATCTTTTGATGGAGATTTCGCAGTCTGATCGCAGAGATCAGTGCTATTAGTTTGTGTTGCTTCCATTCGTCTCTGAAGGAATTAGTTGGATGTCGGTGGTTATTGGTTATTTTAGCGTTTGAAGTAATTAGTGGAAATTGGACCAATTCATGGGGAATTGATTGCATTGCTTGGTGGACTGTGTTAGAATCTGATGGATTGGGGCTACTGTTGCTTAGATTTCATTCTGatggaatagaaaataaaatacatgTACGTCACTACAcagaaaaggggaaaaaagagaCACATGAAAGACGAATTCAGTGCCTTTAGAACTATTTAGTTGCACGTATGCTTAAAATTATATTCCGTTAATTGTAGAACCTTGCCTTGATGGAGAAGGCTATTCCCAAATAAAGGTGAAGGGGTTCGTGGTCATGGTTATGGTTTAATGCTGCATCTTGGAGAGCTTTACTGCTTTCTGGTATGGGCAATGCCAAGGACTTTTGGATCCCTCGTCTGAtggttcctctttttttttttttttttttctcttgctagGTTTTGACTGCCCTTTTGTAGATGTTTTGTCCATCTAATCATTGTTTAATTATATGGTAGCTTTCAGAGTAAGGAACTCAGTGAAGTGACCATAGAAACCTCTTCCATACTTGCATTGGAGTGTTTTCCTGTTATGATGAATGATTTTTCTAAGAGTGCCTTCATGAAATCTTGACAGCCAACAAACTGGAAGAGGAACTTGATGGGTGGCTCAGAGCAACTGGCCTGGCTAAGTCTCCGAATGTTAGAGGCATAATCGCTCCGTGAGTTGTGGCACATAATCTTTTCTTGTTGCATATCTGACTAAAAACATCACTATGCTCCATTGTTACCGTACTACATTTTTTCCCCCCCGCTACAGGCATGCTGGTTATTCATATTCAGGTCGCTGTGCAGCATTTTCATTTGCCAACATAGACCCAACAAACCTGTGAGTTGATCGTGCCATCCCTTTCGCTTTGATCTATTAATCACAGAATTTTACAAATGTTAAACTTTAATTTTTCATACCAATTTAACTTCAGCCTGGTATGCAAAAACCTCATGACACTTAATGAATTGAAACTGGTCATTTGTATTAACAAATGAAAGGGTGCTGATTTTATTAGGGTTCATTATTATACAATCAACAAGGCTCAGCACAATTAAGTTTTTAAAGTATAACACAGTTTCTTGGTTGCTGGGAATTCTGTATATATTTATGCCTACTTTGGTACTAGAATGCAACTTAATTTATTGATATTCATTTGGAGGAGCCagattttatgaatatatttccACTGTTGCAGATTATGCAATGCACAAGAGGAAGACATGTCTTGACCTTGTTATTTAGTCATTGCTTGACCGCCATTTGGATTGAGAATGTGGACCTTGACCTATTTGGGAGCTTGGTACTCTCATGAGACTACGCCATTATCCTTTTCTATTAGAGTTTCCAATTGAAGCTGATGATAAGGGTTATTTTATGTGATATCCATTGAACAGCCTTCAGATTTAAAGAGTAATGTGTGAATGTGCTTGACACTGTATAGTTTGCTCTGGTTGGTCTGGATCTTTATGCATCAATGTTCATGGCAATTGTCATGCTCCCATTATTGTTGCAATGCAGTGAAGCTGTGCCTGCTACCTTCACCGCTGGCTGTTGCACACAGATTTTTGCTGATAAGTTTTTTATGGCAAGTGCAAATGCATGTCTATAaatgaaaaaaagatttattatttcaaATGACTGGGTAGCATAGAATCTGGGCAGAGAAGATTGCGTAAAAAAATCATCAACAATCGAAATGAATCTTGTGGATAAATAAGGATATAAGAGATATCATACATAAAATTATGGGAGAGATAGTTAAGCATGCAGTCATGATTTTGTTAGTATTTACACCAATATCCTATAATAATATTATCCTTTGAATAATTGGCCCTCTTTATAGTGAATGGACTAGGGTAGTCCCATTGGGTTTGCACGAGGAGTGGTATTTTTTTGCTATGGTGTTAGCGTCTTCCAAAGTCAAAATTCATCAGGTAAATTAGTTCAAAAGGCATGGTCCATCCCATGTGACAAGGAAGTTGCAAACATGCTCTTAACTGTGTTGATTTTAGCATTCTAAATGACTTTTAGGCCTTTAATGTTGGTTATTTCTTCCAGTAAATTGCCATATTGCTGACAGTTAACAGATATATAAAGGAAAGTGAGTTGCAATTTGTCAACATCATTGGTGAAGGCTGTGGAAAGCTAAAGCGGTGGTCCTGACTGCTTTGACTCCGATTAGTAATGAATATGCCTTGCACCTCGTAGTTtcaagttggtcaagggagtcaAACCATATTTGGTGGAAAGTAACTGATGAACTGTGGAGAGAGGTCTGCATGAAGTGGGGAATGCATCAAGAATTGCAATTTGGGTTCCTTTAACAAAATTGTTCATTCTATTTCAACTTTACGTGATTTtgctggtgtttttttttttcacttattGGTGAATCATTTTTCCAAATGCAGTCCTTCATTGTCATTAGtagtataaatttaatctaattactaaaataggGAACACAAGTTGTCCTGAAACCAAGCCTATTCTTTTCACAAGATCTCTTTTTAGTTGATTTAACTCTTCATCGCTAATATGACTATCTAAAGCTAGTTCTATGCTTCATAGATACATGTTGCCTTTTAGCATGGTGCAGTTGCTTTATTGCTTTCACTAAAACATATATTAATTTACTATTACAGTTCACGGGTGTTTCTTCTTGGTCCATCTCACCATTATTACACTCCAAGATGTGCTCTTACTAGAGCCACTGTTTACAGTACGCCTGTGGGAGACTTGCCAATTGATTTGGAAGGTACTATCATAAATACTTTTTATTCTGATTGCTGTGTGCATCTTATATTGACTTCATTTCATGAAACATTCTTGACTCTATTATACACTTCCTATATGCACAACCATAGGATGGCCTAGTGCTTCTTACAATTAGGTTCATCTAAATGaggtaaaatattatttaatttatctgaattggtcagtCTAGTTGAGCTTCTAGTCAGGTACTCCTGTATCAGTACTTGGAAATTCCTAGAGCCATATACGGcacatttttttttgttctctttgCTGTTTTACTGACAAAATGATAGGTTTAAAACATACCAGAATCATTTACTCTGTATGTTGGTTCCAGTCAATGAGGAGCTGCGAGCAACAGGAAAATTTGAACTTATGGATCTTCATGTGGATGAAGCGGAGCATAGCATGGAGATGCATTTGCCTTACATTGCCAAAGTGTTCCATGGGTAGTTATACTTATGAGCTGAGCTTTGGCCCTTGAGTTATAGCATGGAGACTGATTATGAGGGTTATTCTTTGTTACAGTTATCCTGTAAAAATTGTACCTATTTTGGTTGGTGCTCTTAACTCAGAAAATGAAGCGATGTATGGGAGATTGCTTGCTAAATATGTGGATGACCCCAAGAACTTCTTCTCTGTGTCATCGGACTTCTGCCATTGGGGATCTAGGTATGAACTTGGTTTATGTTTTCTTTTCCAATGTAACCATCTCTCTTTCTTTGACCTACATAAAAAAAGGTaactttcaaatttttatatgaaagtttgttttcagatctaaatagtcGTATGACATCTTTCTAGGTTAAGTTCCGTGATCCGTTGCATGACCGTCTGGTTGAGAATGAGTGGATCATGTGACTATGTTTGGTTGTCCGCAGTGTTGGGAATTGATGACCAACCATTTGTATCTGGACAGTTTCTTTGTAAGCGTCCAGAAATAGAAACACATAACAGTTGGCAAGGGAAGAAACTTAACTATTCAAGAAATCAACTAAATATTTCTTTCTTCTTAGTGTGATGTAGGTGATTTAGTCAGTTGaggcattatttttttttttttagcagaaacttattttcagattatatatatatatatatatatatatatatatatatatatgcaaacgTAGGTGGTTGTTATTTATAAGTGATAAATGGTAAGAAtgtcggcaaaaaaaaaaaaaagaaagaaaaagaaaagttcatAGAGAAGGGTCTGTTTGTAGGCTTGAGGGAAAGTGTTGAATCCTTTCCCCCCTTGTGTGTTTTTTCAGATTATTGTTGTTTTTCGCCAATGGGCCACATTAGAACCCACATATAAAGTGCATCCATTTGAAGGACTGTACATTGAAGGAGTGGTTGTTCAGTGGTATTTTGGTCGTATTGATGTCTCTATGATCACTCATTCTTGTAACAAAAAATGTCATCCTGGcctcctcttttattttgccccCTTCCCATTCCCTTTTCCCTTCCTGCTTCTCTTTGCAATACAATGCAATTTCATATTCCTGTAAGAGAATAGTCTGAAGGTAACAAGAGCTGAGGCTCTGGGCACCATTCCTTTTAGGATGTGTAAAATCTGGTTGATGATTCTTTTACAATCATCATGTCATATTTATATGGCAGATTTTGAGCAAATGCAAAGTCTAATCGATTTTCGAACTAAACCCAAAATTAAGGTTACTTTTTCCTCCAATTCACTCCCCCAACCTTCTTAACTTGACCTTCTCCTGCCTTGTGAGGTCTATTCTTCTTTCTCATGGGTCCCTTTTACATTAGCCTCCATTTTCTTCATACCTATACTGCTGTCACACAATGGCTTACGAGCAAGAAGTCAATGACTGAGTGTTAGGAAGTGAATGATGTCTTTTAGGCATGTTTTTGAGAGTAAAATAAAACAAACACATATTTGGTATGATTGGTTATGTTTTAAGCATTGACAACATTGAAAGCTGTCATGTATTGTTGCTAACCCGTCCATGACTGATACTGTCGAATACATTTGGAGAACCCCAATATAATGGGGTAACATGCGATGTTGCTAAGGCCAAAAGGATGCACATGTTCTATCTAAGAATATTAGGTGATGTTGATTATAAATTAAGTATAAGAATCGTATTGCTTGATGTTTTATAATAAGCAAATTGCTTTTATTAATATTCATAACATTAATTTGCTTGCAAGATACTATCATTTTTATCAAACTTTTTCCATTCGCAACACAAAGTATATAGCTTGAAACAATGAATTGTGGAAAATGGATTCACAAATATGTTCCCGGATGGGATAACCTGCATTGGTTTTGACATGTAAAACTGGTCCAGCCTAAATGATAGACATGCTTATTTATATGTGGATTAGAATCCTAAATGGCTGATAGTTAACGATGAACATGCATCATTATCATTACCTCTCATGTCATCCTGTAAGGAACTGCCAGGGATCCTTATTCTATAATGTTTAAGAGCCTATGGGAGTTTCACAACCAGCTAACTGTCTAGTCTACAGCAAGCATAATAAATTAAAACTCAGCCTTCTCAGTTGACTAGAATCGTAAACCATCATATCTAGTCTTCTAATATTTATAAGTACTGCAGCAGGCAGAAATATGTGCCTCTTTTTAGCCTCAATTATTTACCATTGGGGTGTCTCCTGCCTAACCATGACTTTTCTGGAAAACAATTTCTAATTGTTTCTCTTTAGATGTGAGACAAAAAGTTTTACATGGTATATAAAATAAACAAAATTCTTCAGGATATGCCTCTTTTTTGTGTGAAAGAAAGCACACCATTTTATTATTTTCTGTTCTTTATCAAATATAATACTCAAAAAAAGGGGAAAACTGCTTTTTATCATAACTCACAGCTGCCTCTTCTGAAAGGCTTTAACTCTTTATTAATGTATAGAGAGGAGCCCTTCTGCCACTCAATTATTTGGTGTTTATCAATTATTAAAGAGATCATTTTACCATTCAGTTCTAATTACAAGCCAAGAGATGTACATATGATAAACACTTAAACTGGACTCTAATATGATTATACATTACCATGCACATTATCTTGTGTCTTCTTTTATTATCTCATGCTGCAGGTTATCTGGCAGCTAGCCCCAAAGTATTCAGAATTGATGCTTTGCTTCACTGCATGATTGTAACAGGTTCAACTACACATATTATGACAAGAAGCAAGGTCCTATCTACAAGTCCATTGAGGCTCTGGATCATATGGGTATGGAAATCATTGAGACGGGAGATCCAGATGCATTCAAACGATATCTGCAGGAATATGATAACACCATCTGTGGACGCCATCCCATCAGTGTTTTCCTTCATGTAAGACTGACTTGTTTCTTATATTCACTACGTCTTATCAACTCTAATATTTGCTTTAGAGTTTGTAAACCCATTCCCTCTTTTTTCCCCTTTTATCTTTGCCAGATGTTGAAGAACTGCTCGGCAAAGATTAGTATCGGTTTCGTCCAATATGAACAATCAAGCCAGTGCAAAAGCATGCGAGACAGCAGCGTTAGCTATGCATCAGCAGCTGCAAAGGTAGATAGCTGATGTAATTGAAAATTTGCATCTGGATTCACTAGACTGTCAGTTGTATTTGGAAGCAGGTTACATTCCGATGATAAACATGTGACTGCTGCACAATGCCTGGAAGTTCATAAAAGCATCAGTTTCTTTACCGTTCGGTTCTCATGTTACAAGACAGGACACAGTCCTAATTCAAATTAACAAAAAGCTCCCAGATCATGTGTAGTTTTTGGAGCAATTCTGTTTTTACTATGATCTGAGTTATGTTATCAAGATTGTGATACTCATAGTCTGCATAACGTGCGTCTCTACTTGGAGCCACCTATTGACCTTTGTATTGGGTTTACTTCTCTATGGCAGTCCCTgcttctccttcttgcttctccTGTTGGTTGATTTTTTTGTGTCAGTCCCTGCCGTTACCATTCCTCCCGAAGCTGGACTTGCCATACTGTAACTTAGGTGTAGGAGGCAGTACTACTATGTCAATATTGAGTCATTCATGTTTCATTTCTGTCGAAGTATGGGGATCTTTAACTAGAATTTGGAAGCAATGGAACACCAGTTAGGGCGAGGCTGTATGTTTGAACTCGGATTATATGGTTCTGGTACGAGTGGAGCATCTTTCTGATGCAGGTGGCAAAATGGCCAGTGTTTGTGTGGGCACAGTTTGAGATGGTGATCTGAGAGCAAACCTGGTGTAGTCGTGCGGTTGGGTGTGGTGGGTGCAGCTGGAATTGGTTTGTTAGTTGATCGGCCCAGAAGGTTCAGCAATATGATCTCGGCTTGTTGACACAAAAATGTCAGTTTGGTTCTACTATAACTCTCCTTCTTATGAACGTTACTCGGTACGAGTAGTTATCGAGCAGGAGTGTAGCGTGGCACGGCTTATCTTATTAAAATAGATATATTTGGCAAAGCCTTCATCTGCCATGCgcgcatgtttttttttttttttgggttaaatCTAGATATCACTTGATTGCATAATTAACAGCATTTAAGACGGTTTTCACGGGTCGATTTCCAAGGACGAGAGAATGGGAGGGAGAGAATTGGGTCCATCTAAAgtactataaaataattattaagttTTTGAGATTATTTTTCATTGGTCCCGGCTTTTAACCAAATAATTATTGCTTGCCAGCTATCAGGCACGTTAACATTCTTCGGGATCAAGCAATAATGGGAGTGATTACAAAAGATAATTTAACTAattttgtaataaattatttttttaaaaaaattatatataaataataaaataatatttatctaaatttttgatgTCCATTTACATTTTTAACTATCTATatgagtaaatttttttattgcaagaagataataatatcagatttttaaaatattatttaagtcatataaataaattttaataatattatattttaatttaatatttgaaaaattaaaaattattggatAGAAGAGTCTAAACACTGGTATATTGCAGGTTGTTTttaatccaaatgacattcatagatGATAATATGTTACTTACGTGGATAACGTAAATAACCAACCCATCTTCTCTCAATTTCTATtttcatatatttatattagatatagatcaataaaataaataaaaattataatttaaaaaattatattttttaatttttttaaaaaaatataccgcACATCTGCACGGGTGATATGTTAGTTTTCAAGTATTTTGCCCTGGCGAATTTACACCACCTACTCTCGTCAACCTGCCTCCTATAACTtacatatttgaaaaaaatatatggaAACGAGTGTGCTCTGCAGCGGCTAGCATCGCCAATCTCCTGATATTAGACGAAAATAGTTCGGTTGCCGTTCCATCACTCTAGTTAGGACTGTTTATGAACATACATTTCCGTGCAAATCAATCACTAGAACTTTTGGCTTTTTTTGTAACTCTAGCAGGAACAGCAACGTTGATCTACAAACGAGTTCGATAGCTTAGATTGCGCTAGATATGCTCTTCTAAACTCTATGAACTGGCCCACGAGGCACTAGCAGACCCCGTCCCCTATGCCGTGTCGCTTTCCACTTTCCCAGTCTGGACACTGTAGGATCAGATATCCCACTTTACCCCGCTCCTGGAAGAATCCTTTTTACTTTTTCCTGGCCTGCATGTGCCCACCATTAAAGGTAACGGCCGTTATGACATCATTTGAAAGCCACCACCATAGTTCCAGAGGCTCCCATAATGTTCTGGTGGGACCTAATGCATTAATGCTGGTGTAATCCACCAAAATTAGTACGTCaaaatttcaaaatcattatCCCACTATATTATTACAACTGTCCCGAATGGGTGGCAATTGTTGATCATTGAAGTATGACGTGTACCATTCATGTCGGAGATATTATGGATGGCTGTGTTTTTTcagtataattaaattattttttattgactatgtaacttgatgaataaatatttttaattttttggaaggTGCAATTCTGTATTTTCTCAACTAACTAATTTGGATATAAGCAATTGTTTCCTAAAACCTCATCAACAGAAGGTGTCAAAAAAATTTAGGCTTGATATAATATAGATTATGATGAAAGAATAACAAAATATTGACTAAATTCATCTACAATACTATGCAAGTTATTACTATATTTACTACTCGCTGTCACGGTGGACTAGTGGATGAAATAACAGCAATAGTAGATGAGATTTACTATTTAGAAATCATAATATGATTATTTCGGTTGGATATTTATAAATAAAGTTTGTCTCTTgtgtataaaatttatatatattttttaaataattttattttatttagctcaatcaaaaataaaaaataataacaaaaattGATTTCAATTTTGAAGACTGGATTACTTTTCTCAGCATGTATCCTTTGGAAAGGGcagattaataatttaataaaattatgtaaGCAAAAATGATTTAACTATAGTAATAATAATAGATATAAAGAATATTGGATTAAGAAGTTCAAATATATGATCACCAATTATTCTTGCATAATCAAACGTAACAAGGTAATATCTGGTGGTTGTTATGTGCCGTCTAACGTGCATGTGCGCTTGAGTGAAGAATAATTGGATGCTTAGGATATAGTATTAAATGATTTCATAGTGGTTGCTATCTAAGGCGCAAGTAATAAATTACAAGTGTTCAATCAAACGGGTCTGTCTCCTCACAATTGTGACATAATAACTGGCATgataaagagaggagagaggcttTCTTTCCACCGCCTACAGAACGTGATGCAATGTTTTAGACATACGTGCAGATAGTACTAAaataaatactaaaatttatatgaatagtggtcaaaaataatattataatatgtgGATGATCATTTGTCAGTACATTATATCCTACCTCACATGCGTCGCTCCGGACGACGACCACAGCAAGAAGATAAAATAATTGGCGAGATGTGCGGCATATAAATTCTCCACTTTACCTAATATCTCGCCATCATTATTTTTCAGCATGAGGGGACGGTGGACGGCGAACAAAAATCATACGGGGcgggcactataaaatatcaGATAGGACGGGtttcataatatatcatattttttttaatattaaattttaaaaattaatttaaaaattaatttttttattgacaaAATTATTAATCTtatgattgaaatattttttttttatttttaatatatagcgatatatactatatgattatgcaatatattaaaaatatgatcagatgatatatattgtaattttttttaaaatacaccTAACAATGACCGAATACACACCTATAgttaaattgatacataatttatcGAACTTAGTTTCACCAATATGCAATATATAATTAATTGATATACATCtagtaaaatatttatctaaCATCCCAATACACATATATAAGTAAAGTAATacatagttttcaaaatatagcATTCATCACCA
The DNA window shown above is from Elaeis guineensis isolate ETL-2024a chromosome 8, EG11, whole genome shotgun sequence and carries:
- the LOC105050105 gene encoding uncharacterized protein isoform X1; translation: MERVRRAAHAGSWYTSNANKLEEELDGWLRATGLAKSPNVRGIIAPHAGYSYSGRCAAFSFANIDPTNLSRVFLLGPSHHYYTPRCALTRATVYSTPVGDLPIDLEVNEELRATGKFELMDLHVDEAEHSMEMHLPYIAKVFHGYPVKIVPILVGALNSENEAMYGRLLAKYVDDPKNFFSVSSDFCHWGSRFNYTYYDKKQGPIYKSIEALDHMGMEIIETGDPDAFKRYLQEYDNTICGRHPISVFLHMLKNCSAKISIGFVQYEQSSQCKSMRDSSVSYASAAAKVDS
- the LOC105050105 gene encoding uncharacterized protein isoform X2; protein product: MERVRRAAHAGSWYTSNANKLEEELDGWLRATGLAKSPNVRGIIAPSRVFLLGPSHHYYTPRCALTRATVYSTPVGDLPIDLEVNEELRATGKFELMDLHVDEAEHSMEMHLPYIAKVFHGYPVKIVPILVGALNSENEAMYGRLLAKYVDDPKNFFSVSSDFCHWGSRFNYTYYDKKQGPIYKSIEALDHMGMEIIETGDPDAFKRYLQEYDNTICGRHPISVFLHMLKNCSAKISIGFVQYEQSSQCKSMRDSSVSYASAAAKVDS